The proteins below come from a single Mesobacillus jeotgali genomic window:
- the ltrA gene encoding group II intron reverse transcriptase/maturase, with translation METNDSLIQRIISPENLNLAFLKVKRNKGAAGVDAKDIEATRLHLKEQGQEIIRLIQDGKYKPQPVRRVEIPKPDGGKRKLGIPTVTDRVFQQAMVQVLTPIFDRQFSHYSYGFRPNKSAHQAIEQARSFIDDGYQFVVDIDLEKFFDKVNHDKLMSLISKTIEDKPTLKLIRRYLQAGIMENGLVTVNKEGTPQGGPLSPLLSNIMLNELDKEIEKRGHKFVRYADDCNIYVKSLKAGERVKQGITDFIERKLKLKVNEEKSAVGKPSARIFLGMSFYSSSNKTRIYVPKKSKKRLEEKLKRLTNRNWGIAMEYRILKINQLIQGWGNYFKVADIKRYAEKIDGHIRRRLRACRWKEWKKTRTKFRNLIRLGIKRYKAWQYANSRKGYWRNSKSPALDQAMNNKYWLQQGLKQLTNIIT, from the coding sequence ATGGAAACTAATGATAGTTTAATTCAAAGAATTATAAGTCCAGAAAACCTAAACCTAGCCTTTCTGAAGGTAAAAAGAAATAAAGGGGCAGCTGGTGTCGATGCGAAAGATATAGAAGCTACCCGCCTTCATCTTAAAGAGCAAGGACAGGAAATCATCAGGCTTATACAGGACGGAAAATATAAGCCCCAGCCGGTAAGAAGAGTCGAAATTCCCAAACCAGATGGCGGGAAGAGAAAGTTAGGAATCCCAACAGTAACAGACCGTGTTTTCCAACAGGCTATGGTTCAAGTCCTAACCCCTATATTTGATAGACAATTTAGCCATTATAGCTATGGTTTTAGACCGAACAAGAGCGCACATCAAGCTATCGAACAGGCTAGGTCATTCATTGACGACGGATATCAATTTGTGGTGGACATTGACCTGGAGAAATTCTTCGATAAAGTGAATCATGATAAACTCATGTCCCTAATTTCCAAGACAATAGAGGACAAACCCACTTTGAAGTTAATCCGACGGTATTTACAAGCAGGAATTATGGAGAATGGATTAGTTACAGTAAATAAAGAAGGGACCCCTCAAGGAGGTCCGCTAAGCCCTCTCCTTAGTAACATCATGCTAAATGAACTGGATAAGGAAATTGAAAAACGTGGACATAAATTTGTCCGTTATGCCGATGACTGCAACATATACGTTAAGAGTCTAAAAGCTGGAGAACGGGTTAAACAGGGTATCACGGATTTTATCGAGAGAAAGTTAAAACTGAAGGTCAACGAGGAGAAAAGTGCAGTGGGAAAGCCATCGGCACGTATATTCTTAGGGATGAGTTTTTACTCTTCGAGCAACAAAACCCGGATATACGTGCCGAAGAAGTCGAAAAAGAGACTCGAGGAAAAGCTTAAAAGGTTAACAAACCGTAACTGGGGAATTGCCATGGAATACCGAATCCTTAAAATCAACCAACTAATCCAGGGATGGGGAAATTACTTCAAAGTAGCTGATATCAAGAGATATGCAGAAAAGATAGACGGTCATATCAGGAGAAGGCTACGTGCTTGTCGCTGGAAAGAATGGAAGAAAACCAGGACTAAATTCCGGAATCTGATTAGATTAGGAATTAAAAGATATAAAGCCTGGCAATATGCAAACTCCCGAAAGGGATACTGGAGAAATTCAAAGAGTCCTGCCTTGGATCAAGCCATGAATAATAAATACTGGCTTCAGCAAGGGTTGAAACAATTAACAAACATTATTACATAA
- a CDS encoding Crp/Fnr family transcriptional regulator, producing the protein MLTATTLSPNLNKLFEKVHKIKTIDKGRFLFEEGNTADELYIIQSGKFQISKMVPDGRELTIRMCSAGELVGELSLFSPASQHILNARASESGTVAVIQKDKLETEIEKDSGLALELVKWLSLQHRKSQTRFRDLVLHGKKGALYSTLIRMVNSYGVKTEDGLKIDVSLTNQELANFCGTSREVVNRLLSDLRKSKIISIDKGFITVHALNKLKREIDCENCPIEICNIE; encoded by the coding sequence ATGTTGACTGCAACAACGTTGTCACCAAATTTGAATAAGCTTTTTGAAAAGGTCCATAAAATCAAGACTATTGACAAAGGGCGCTTTCTTTTTGAAGAAGGAAATACTGCAGACGAGCTGTACATTATCCAGAGCGGAAAATTTCAGATCAGCAAAATGGTTCCGGATGGACGCGAGTTAACAATCAGAATGTGTTCTGCTGGCGAGTTGGTTGGGGAGTTATCACTGTTCAGCCCAGCATCTCAGCATATATTGAATGCCCGCGCCTCAGAAAGCGGTACGGTTGCGGTGATACAGAAGGATAAGCTTGAGACTGAAATTGAAAAGGACAGCGGGCTGGCACTGGAACTCGTTAAATGGCTTTCCCTGCAGCACCGCAAATCGCAGACAAGGTTCAGGGATCTCGTCCTTCACGGAAAAAAAGGGGCTTTGTACTCAACCCTCATCCGAATGGTGAACAGTTACGGAGTTAAGACGGAAGATGGATTGAAGATTGATGTATCACTTACAAACCAGGAACTCGCAAACTTCTGTGGGACCTCACGCGAAGTCGTGAACAGATTATTGAGTGACCTAAGGAAAAGCAAAATCATTTCCATTGATAAAGGATTCATTACCGTCCATGCCCTCAATAAGCTAAAAAGGGAAATAGATTGTGAGAATTGCCCGATTGAAATTTGCAATATTGAATAA
- the argC gene encoding N-acetyl-gamma-glutamyl-phosphate reductase — protein sequence MKAAIIGTTGYGGGELIRVLANHPYISIHSIHTTRDEKPVSEEYPHLTGIFDKVLTKIDTDKIAEEADIVFLATPSSVSGKLVESFLNKNIKVIDLSGDLRLKDASAYEAWYKHESVNASILDEAVYGLSEWNREQIMNANLLANPGCYPTAALLGLAPVLIEKLIESNSIIIDAKSGVSGAGRSPSMGTLYAELNENFKIYKVNEHQHIPEIEQQLSLWNGEEVRVTFSTHLIPVTRGIMTTIYVQLKEDLDTLRLLDLYKETYDGHPFIRVRKSGIFPSVKEVKGSNYCDIGLHADSRTGRLTIVSVIDNLMKGAAGQAVQNANIMFGFEESAGLKMIPLYP from the coding sequence GTGAAGGCAGCGATCATTGGCACTACTGGCTATGGGGGTGGAGAACTAATCCGTGTCCTGGCGAACCATCCATATATCAGTATTCATTCAATTCACACAACAAGAGATGAAAAACCTGTTTCTGAAGAATATCCCCACTTAACAGGAATTTTTGATAAGGTCCTCACCAAGATTGATACTGACAAAATTGCCGAGGAAGCAGATATTGTGTTCCTGGCAACCCCATCAAGTGTTTCCGGAAAGCTTGTAGAATCTTTTCTCAATAAGAATATTAAAGTCATTGATTTATCAGGTGACTTGAGATTGAAAGACGCCTCAGCATATGAAGCATGGTATAAGCATGAATCAGTCAATGCTTCTATATTGGATGAAGCGGTATACGGACTTAGCGAATGGAATAGGGAGCAAATTATGAATGCAAACCTGCTGGCCAATCCAGGCTGTTACCCGACTGCAGCTCTCCTTGGGCTGGCACCCGTGCTGATAGAAAAGCTGATTGAATCGAATAGTATCATCATTGATGCCAAGTCTGGAGTGTCCGGTGCAGGAAGGTCTCCCTCAATGGGTACGTTATACGCTGAGTTAAATGAAAATTTCAAAATTTATAAAGTCAATGAGCACCAGCATATCCCTGAAATCGAGCAGCAGCTCAGTCTTTGGAATGGCGAAGAGGTTAGGGTCACCTTCAGTACACATTTAATACCCGTCACAAGAGGAATCATGACAACCATATATGTTCAGTTAAAAGAAGATCTGGATACTCTGAGACTGCTAGATTTATATAAAGAAACATATGATGGGCACCCATTTATAAGAGTAAGGAAAAGTGGAATATTCCCTTCAGTCAAAGAGGTCAAGGGATCAAATTACTGTGATATTGGGCTGCATGCGGACAGCAGGACAGGAAGGCTGACGATTGTTTCGGTGATCGATAATTTAATGAAAGGCGCTGCAGGGCAGGCGGTTCAAAACGCCAATATCATGTTTGGATTTGAGGAAAGTGCAGGACTGAAGATGATCCCACTTTATCCATAA